The sequence CTTTTTGCCCAAGACCAAGAAATGGGATCGCTTCACGAGCCATCGCATCACCTAAATCTACCATCATCTTGGCTCCCTTTTCGCCCGATTTACCTTCTGGAACAACAAACATTCGGTACATATCTAACATTGTTTTGTTGATTTTTAGAAAGAAGAGTATTTGTGACTTATAAAGTTAATCACACTTACCATCAACCGTACAACTATTTCCTTCTGTAATTTCTAATATAGCTTCAGGATTAGACTTTCTCCATTCGACAAAAGACTTGCTCAAAGTTTCTAAAAAAGCTTCTGCTGGTTGAGCTCCAGAAACTGCGTATTTTCTATCGAAAACAAAAAATGGAACGCCCGTAACTCCTATATTTTGGGCTTCCTGGATATCCTGAGCTATTTCATACTTGTATTTTTCATCCTCTAAATTGGCTTTGATTTCGCTTTCGTCCAAACCAAAATCTTTACCCAATTGAACTAAGGTCTCTGTATCAGCAATATTTTTTCCTTCAATAAAAAATGCTTTGAATAATCGTTCTTCAGCTTCGCTGCCCAGATTTTTTAACTTTGCAAACTGTATCAATTGATGGGCTTTTAGCGAATTGACAATT comes from Flavobacterium sp. I3-2 and encodes:
- a CDS encoding DsbA family protein, which encodes MKIEIWSDVICPFCYIGKRNFETALEQFADKKNIEVIWKSFQLDPAIPEVATESYTDYLVKRKGMAVEQVQGMLSNVTQMATQVGLDYHLDQSIIVNSLKAHQLIQFAKLKNLGSEAEERLFKAFFIEGKNIADTETLVQLGKDFGLDESEIKANLEDEKYKYEIAQDIQEAQNIGVTGVPFFVFDRKYAVSGAQPAEAFLETLSKSFVEWRKSNPEAILEITEGNSCTVDGKCD